gatatatatattaaaaaagaagaaaaaatgagtaACAAGAGGTTTTATACCACAAAAATTAGAATTCCGAATACTTATATACCCTGCAGCTTCCTCCTTGTGCTATGTTAGTATGGCCACAAGTTCATCTATTGACTTCAATGTCTTCTCGTAGTATAGGTACGATTCATAGACCTTTGGCGTCCGAATATACCGATCAAACtgaacaaaatgaaaaacaaaaacattaaaagtgaCAGTCCTTCAACTGATTAGCAGTGACAGAGACAGTAGCAGTAAGAGTGTACCTCTTCAAAGTTGTCGATCAACTCATTAGCAGTTCTGACATAGTCCTTGCGACGATTCTGAGGCAAGGTGGAGAAAGCAGTTCTCAAATCCTCGTCAAGGTAGGCCTGTTTGATGCGAATGTAGAACATGATATACCTCCAAGACAGAGTCTCCAGAGGCTCCCTCATGTCGTGGAGCCCTTCAGCGGTCTGCTTTATACGGGCCACCGCGTCTTCCGGGGAAAGACCGGGCCCGAAGAAGTGCTCCCAGATGAAGGAGCGGGTGCCCCAGTTCTGGGCCAGGGCTTGTTGGGTGCTGCCATGCACTGCTACCACAGCTGTGGAAGTGACGAGGAATGTGGAGATGAGGTTCCTTCTGTTGGGGCCGGTGTGGGGGAGAGTGGTGGAGGTGGCGGCGGTGGAAGAAGACTTTTTGTGGTGGGTTTTGAGGTGGGCGTGGAGGAGTGTGGTGGCGTGAGTGAAGCTGGACATGGTTTGTGTTTGGATAACGTGGTTTGGGGACGTAGGTGGTGTTTGAGGGAGTGAGGTTTGAGTGAATCTGAGGCTTCGGGCAGGGGGTAGGCTGACCCTTCTGACCGCCCTAACAGCTTGATGATTTGATGTGCATGATGCCCATGTGGAATATTTATCTTCTTCATATTTGGAACaggtttcatttttcttaatttctcttATCTTCTAAACCAACGTTATCTTAATTCAAGTTTTGTTAAGATGAGTTTGttggttttatttaaaattaaaatgagtaatattttttttcacttgctaactttattttttttctaaaaatattcatacttttattaattaaattatatatatatatatataacttaatttattattttaaaattatgatatttacaatttttttcatataaaagtattcaaacaaaaatcaaccattttgaaattcattttaactaaaatcaataaaagtaaaattttcttttctttctatggACTCggtcatgtttttttttcttatgtcttCAGGTCGTGAGAGGATgtggacatttttttttctttttagtgcTTCAATAATTAGTGGAATGTTACATAAACAGTTTGTCCTTGTGTAACTCCTCTTTTTACATGCATTTACATTAATGTTccttctttatttatatatatatatatatatatatatctttaatcACTTCTTAATTGTCTTTCTTTTTAGGGCTTCAACTTTCatcctttattattttacttttcattttttgttttttctaccTCTTCAATTCACAATTTCTATGCATCATAAAACTGTTCACAACTTCTGTgcaccaaataaaattaatcggTTGGGTTGAGTTCAGGTGTAGTAGTAAACGTGTAATACATaacttacaaaaatattattcaacttttcttaaaatagaaaaaaaaaatgtaaaactttttctttttatactaGATAGAAACTTATTATTGAAACATacatatattgatttttttcaaattaaattttaaacattcttatttaaaatttagttaaca
This genomic interval from Vigna radiata var. radiata cultivar VC1973A chromosome 8, Vradiata_ver6, whole genome shotgun sequence contains the following:
- the LOC106771345 gene encoding photosynthetic NDH subunit of lumenal location 2, chloroplastic, with amino-acid sequence MSSFTHATTLLHAHLKTHHKKSSSTAATSTTLPHTGPNRRNLISTFLVTSTAVVAVHGSTQQALAQNWGTRSFIWEHFFGPGLSPEDAVARIKQTAEGLHDMREPLETLSWRYIMFYIRIKQAYLDEDLRTAFSTLPQNRRKDYVRTANELIDNFEEFDRYIRTPKVYESYLYYEKTLKSIDELVAILT